The stretch of DNA TTGGTGAATGATCAAGAATATCATAGCTCAATTATAATTTTTCCTGAAAAGGTGATTAAGTTAAAAGAAAGTGGTATAAATAGCAAGGAACATTTTAAATCTTTTTTAACAGAGGAAATAGAAATTTTGTTAATAGGTACTGGTAAAACACGCAATATACCAAATTCTTCAGTGAAGTCCTACCTTATAGAACAAAAAGGTTTAAATTTTGAATTTATGACAACTGACGCAGCATGCAGGACCCATAATGTTTTGATATCTGAAGACAGGTTTGTTGTTACTTATCTAAAGATAATATAGCATGTTTGAAATATTTACACAGGACTTCTTCATCAATAGCCTAATTGCGATAGTAATAATTAGCTTAGTAACAGG from Wolbachia endosymbiont strain TRS of Brugia malayi encodes:
- a CDS encoding Mth938-like domain-containing protein — encoded protein: MDITPLVSKSKNFINGYSEGKFLVNDQEYHSSIIIFPEKVIKLKESGINSKEHFKSFLTEEIEILLIGTGKTRNIPNSSVKSYLIEQKGLNFEFMTTDAACRTHNVLISEDRFVVTYLKII